One window of the Triticum dicoccoides isolate Atlit2015 ecotype Zavitan chromosome 3B, WEW_v2.0, whole genome shotgun sequence genome contains the following:
- the LOC119279567 gene encoding GDSL esterase/lipase At1g28600-like, whose translation MASERQAHRSISSCILLVAVVLLLSAPGASASCYKRIFAFGDSIIDTGNFAYSTGSAPNALKEFPYGMTFFHHPTGRVCDGRVLLDFYAQALGLPLVQPSLPEQRSGQCTFGANFAVFAATALPPEYFKRWGIGIPGSANLGMQMGWFKEVCHVGRGWCVGVGDFAHTFAPRFISVQEVLQRIAPGPGARRLLGESLIILGEIGGNDYNFWLLNNNNTRETAYQFIPDVVNRIISIAQELIDLGAKTIMIPGNFPIGCVPKYLNDHQTGNRADYDQFGCLRWYNDFSMRHNTALSNEVNRLRARHPWVKLIYADYFGAAMEIFKNPHRFGIGDPLVACCGGGGRYHVGTCDKHSAIMGSPANCANWDGIHMTEKAYNVIADGVLHGPYAHPPLLHSCWSC comes from the exons ATGGCCTCGGAGCGTCAAGCACACCGTTCCATCTCCTCGTGCATCCTCCTCGTCGCGGTCGTCCTGCTGCTCAGCGCTCCCGGGGCATCTGCTAGTTGCTACAAGCGCATCTTCGCCTTCGGCGACTCCATCATCGACACCGGCAACTTCGCGTATTCGACCGGCAGCGCTCCAAACGCGTTGAAGGAGTTCCCATATGGGATGACCTTCTTCCACCACCCCACAGGCCGCGTCTGTGACGGGCGCGTCCTCCTTGATTTCTACG CGCAAGCGCTGGGTCTGCCGCTGGTACAGCCAAGCTTGCCCGAGCAGAGATCGGGACAATGCACATTCGGTGCCAACTTCGCAGTGTTTGCTGCCACGGCGCTTCCCCCGGAGTACTTCAAAAGATGGGGTATTGGTATTCCCGGGTCTGCCAACCTGGGCATGCAGATGGGCTGGTTCAAAGAA gtgtgccacgtaggacggggctggtgtgtgggcgttggagatTTTGCCCACACGTTCGCACCACGCT ttatcagcGTCCAAGAAGTATTACAACGGATAGCACCAGGGCCCG GTGCAAGGAGACTCCTGGGAGAGTCTCTCATCATATTGGGCGAGATCGGTGGCAACGACTACAACTTCTGGTTACTCAACAATAATAATACTCGTGAAACAGCCTACCAGTTCATCCCAGACGTAGTCAACCGCATCATCAGTATTGCTCAG GAGCTCATCGACCTCGGCGCGAAGACGATCATGATCCCGGGGAACTTCCCCATCGGGTGCGTGCCCAAGTACCTGAACGACCACCAGACGGGCAACCGTGCAGACTACGACCAGTTCGGCTGCCTCAGGTGGTACAACGACTTCTCCATGAGGCACAACACAGCGCTGTCCAACGAGGTCAACAGGCTCAGGGCGCGGCATCCATGGGTGAAGCTCATCTACGCCGACTACTTCGGCGCCGCCATGGAAATCTTCAAGAACCCACACAGATTTG GTATCGGTGATCCTCTGGTGGCATGCTGTGGCGGCGGTGGCCGGTACCACGTCGGGACATGTGACAAGCACTCCGCTATTATGGGTTCCCCGGCTAACTGCGCCAATTGGGACGGCATCCACATGACTGAGAAGGCCTACAACGTCATCGCCGATGGGGTGTTGCATGGGCCGTACGCGCACCCGCCGCTGTTGCATTCTTGCTGGAGTTGTTGA